From the genome of Hymenobacter sp. PAMC 26628, one region includes:
- the dinB gene encoding DNA polymerase IV, producing MPAPEPRKIIHLDMDAFYAAVEQRDDPALRGRPVAVGGARARGVVMAASYEARQYGVRSAMPAVVARSKCPELLFVPPRFEVYKDVSRQVHAIFAEYTPLIEPLSLDEAYLDVTENLQNEPLATRIAAEIRARILEKTGLTASAGISYNKFLAKLASDYRKPNGQFVIRPHQGPGFVEGLAVGQFHGIGAATAARLNGLGIFTGADLRAQPEALLRQHFGKAGGYYYAIARAEDHRPVVADRPRKSVGAETTFENDRRDFDELAAGLGPCIAKVWAHCERAGLLGRTATLKVKYADFQQITRSRSLVGPVAGPEQLTAVSHDLLRTLLPVPQGVRLVGVSLSNLVPAAEAVGQQLALGL from the coding sequence ATGCCCGCCCCCGAACCCCGCAAAATCATTCACCTCGACATGGACGCGTTTTACGCCGCCGTGGAGCAGCGCGACGACCCTGCCTTGCGCGGGCGGCCCGTGGCCGTGGGCGGGGCCCGCGCGCGGGGCGTGGTGATGGCCGCCAGCTACGAGGCCCGGCAGTACGGGGTGCGCTCGGCCATGCCGGCGGTGGTGGCGCGGAGCAAGTGCCCGGAGCTACTATTTGTGCCGCCACGCTTCGAGGTGTACAAGGACGTGTCGCGGCAAGTCCACGCCATTTTCGCCGAGTACACGCCGCTGATCGAGCCGCTCTCGCTCGACGAGGCCTACCTCGATGTGACCGAAAACCTGCAAAACGAGCCGCTGGCCACGCGCATCGCCGCCGAAATCCGGGCCCGCATCCTGGAAAAAACCGGGCTGACGGCCTCGGCGGGCATTTCTTACAACAAGTTTCTGGCCAAGCTGGCCTCCGACTACCGCAAGCCCAACGGGCAGTTCGTGATTCGGCCGCACCAGGGCCCCGGCTTTGTGGAGGGGCTGGCGGTGGGGCAGTTTCACGGCATCGGGGCGGCCACGGCGGCGCGGCTCAACGGGCTGGGCATCTTCACGGGGGCCGACCTGCGGGCCCAGCCCGAGGCGCTGTTGCGCCAGCACTTCGGCAAGGCCGGCGGCTACTACTACGCCATTGCCCGCGCCGAAGACCACCGCCCCGTGGTGGCCGACCGCCCGCGCAAATCCGTGGGGGCCGAAACCACGTTTGAAAACGACCGGCGCGACTTTGACGAGCTGGCCGCCGGCCTGGGGCCCTGCATTGCCAAGGTATGGGCCCACTGCGAGCGCGCCGGCCTGCTGGGCCGCACCGCCACGCTGAAGGTGAAATACGCCGACTTCCAGCAGATTACCCGCAGCCGTAGCCTAGTGGGCCCCGTGGCCGGCCCTGAGCAGCTAACCGCCGTCAGCCACGACCTGCTGCGGACGCTGCTGCCCGTGCCGCAGGGCGTGCGCTTGGTGGGCGTGTCGCTCTCCAACCTCGTGCCGGCGGCGGAGGCCGTGGGCCAGCAGCTGGCGCTAGGCCTGTAG
- a CDS encoding Fic family protein, whose translation MYIYQRPEWPNFTWHHAQLEPLLGPLRHQQGRVLGHMQALGFSVQAEATLQTLTLDVLKSSEIEGEMLPADQVRSSLARRLGLDAGGLVPAERRVEGVVEMLLDAMQGFAQELTAERLLGWQAALFPAGRNGLQRIETGAWRTGRRGPMQVVSGVAGRERVHFEAPAAGVVDAEMRRFLAWFNGPGALDAVLKAAVAHLWFVIIHPFEDGNGRLARAITDLQLARADATAQRFYSLSAQIRLERSAYYAQLEAAQKGGLDITGWLQWFLGCLGRALVATEQTLAKVLKKAWFWEQHAAKSLNARQLKLLNRLLDGFEGKLTSSKWATIAKCSQDTAVRDIQALVEQNILVKEAAGGRSTAYRLTL comes from the coding sequence ATGTACATCTACCAGCGTCCTGAGTGGCCCAACTTCACCTGGCACCACGCGCAACTGGAGCCGCTGCTGGGGCCCCTGCGGCACCAGCAGGGCCGGGTGCTGGGGCACATGCAGGCGCTGGGCTTCTCGGTGCAAGCCGAGGCCACGCTCCAGACGCTGACGCTGGACGTGCTGAAATCCAGCGAGATTGAGGGGGAAATGCTGCCGGCCGACCAGGTACGCTCCTCGCTGGCCCGGCGGCTGGGGCTGGACGCGGGAGGGCTGGTACCGGCCGAGCGGCGGGTGGAAGGCGTGGTGGAAATGCTGCTGGATGCCATGCAAGGGTTCGCGCAGGAGCTGACGGCCGAGCGGCTACTGGGGTGGCAGGCGGCCCTGTTTCCGGCCGGCCGCAACGGCTTGCAGCGCATCGAAACCGGCGCGTGGCGTACCGGCCGCCGGGGCCCCATGCAGGTGGTATCGGGCGTGGCGGGGCGGGAGCGGGTGCATTTTGAGGCCCCCGCCGCGGGCGTGGTGGACGCGGAAATGAGGCGTTTTCTGGCCTGGTTTAATGGCCCGGGGGCCCTCGATGCCGTGCTCAAAGCGGCCGTGGCGCACTTATGGTTCGTTATCATTCACCCGTTTGAGGACGGCAACGGGCGGCTGGCCCGCGCCATCACCGATTTGCAGTTGGCCCGGGCCGACGCCACGGCGCAGCGTTTCTACAGCCTGTCGGCACAAATCCGGCTGGAGCGTTCGGCGTACTACGCCCAGTTGGAAGCCGCGCAAAAAGGCGGCCTCGACATCACGGGGTGGCTGCAATGGTTTCTGGGCTGCCTGGGCCGGGCCCTTGTCGCCACGGAACAGACGTTGGCCAAAGTGCTGAAAAAAGCGTGGTTCTGGGAGCAGCACGCGGCCAAATCGCTCAACGCCCGGCAACTGAAGCTGCTCAACCGGTTGCTGGATGGCTTTGAGGGCAAGCTGACTTCCTCCAAGTGGGCGACGATTGCCAAGTGCTCGCAGGACACGGCCGTGCGCGACATTCAAGCTCTGGTGGAGCAAAACATCCTGGTAAAAGAAGCCGCCGGCGGGCGCAGCACCGCGTACCGGCTGACTCTGTAG
- a CDS encoding IS701 family transposase, with translation MMSCTLDLYTDYLLSSTGPTTATGLSRLLDGALSHDHITRWLSSTPCGSAQVWRQAKPLIRQAEAQRGAADFAVLIVDDSVLEKAHTDANELICTHWDHSQQRYVKGLNFVSLLYQAGDLALPIAVELVRKTVPVYHPKTQQTSYQSPFTKNEYLQQMLRVAQQQVAYRYLLADSWYASAENMALVRALGHHFVFALESSRTVALSAEARAAGQFQAVQALVFPDTQPLRVYLRAVQQAVLVTRQVFTNRDGSQGMLYLVSSDTDLDQAQLTTIYQRRWKVEEYHKSLKQNASMGKSPTKTLATQATHFFAAVLAYTKLEVLKLKGGIGHFRLKAQLYTVGLKAMYQQLVLLRA, from the coding sequence ATGATGAGTTGCACGCTGGACCTGTACACGGATTATTTGCTGAGCTCGACGGGTCCGACGACGGCCACGGGCTTGTCGCGGCTGCTGGACGGGGCGCTGAGCCACGACCACATCACGCGCTGGTTGAGCAGTACGCCGTGCGGGTCAGCGCAGGTTTGGCGGCAGGCCAAGCCGTTGATTCGCCAGGCCGAAGCCCAACGCGGGGCGGCGGACTTCGCCGTGCTCATCGTGGACGATTCGGTCCTGGAAAAGGCCCACACCGATGCCAATGAGTTGATTTGCACCCATTGGGACCACAGCCAGCAGCGCTACGTCAAGGGCCTGAACTTCGTGAGTCTGCTTTATCAGGCCGGCGACTTGGCCCTGCCCATCGCCGTCGAGCTGGTGCGCAAAACCGTGCCGGTCTACCACCCCAAGACCCAGCAGACCAGCTACCAAAGCCCGTTCACTAAAAACGAATACCTGCAACAGATGCTGCGCGTGGCCCAGCAGCAGGTGGCCTACCGCTACCTGCTGGCCGACAGCTGGTACGCCTCGGCCGAGAACATGGCCTTGGTGCGGGCCCTGGGCCATCACTTTGTATTTGCCCTCGAAAGCAGCCGCACCGTGGCCCTGAGCGCCGAGGCGCGGGCCGCCGGCCAGTTCCAGGCCGTGCAGGCGCTGGTGTTCCCCGATACGCAGCCCTTGCGCGTCTATTTGCGGGCCGTCCAGCAGGCGGTGCTCGTGACCAGACAAGTCTTCACAAACCGAGACGGTAGCCAAGGTATGCTGTATCTGGTCAGCAGCGACACCGACCTGGACCAGGCCCAACTGACCACGATTTACCAGAGACGGTGGAAAGTGGAAGAATACCATAAGTCGCTCAAACAGAATGCCTCCATGGGCAAATCGCCCACCAAAACCCTGGCCACGCAGGCCACCCATTTCTTTGCCGCCGTGTTGGCTTACACCAAGCTCGAAGTGCTCAAGCTCAAAGGCGGCATCGGCCATTTTCGCCTCAAAGCCCAACTCTATACCGTTGGCCTCAAAGCCATGTACCAGCAACTCGTACTGCTCCGTGCGTAA
- a CDS encoding IS630 family transposase, whose protein sequence is MAAKKKSLHAAERDTERVRALRGAFVEAVQEEDFTCFKFVDETSTNLTYCRRYARAAGGQRVGQGVPLHGGPNVTLVAALTPNGLQAAMTVSGAVSGAVNGDVFAAYLHHVLGPTLVPADVVVLDNLPAHKVAGLAEIVAARGARLLYLPPYSPDFNPIELAFSKLKTWLRTAQARTREALEATIQAATEWISQQLMLRSRWLRLSV, encoded by the coding sequence TTGGCGGCGAAAAAAAAGAGCCTCCACGCCGCCGAGCGCGACACCGAACGGGTGAGGGCCTTGCGCGGGGCTTTTGTCGAAGCGGTGCAGGAAGAAGATTTTACGTGTTTTAAGTTTGTGGACGAGACCAGTACCAATCTCACCTATTGCCGCCGCTACGCCCGCGCCGCAGGCGGGCAGCGCGTTGGGCAAGGGGTGCCGCTGCATGGCGGGCCGAACGTGACGTTGGTCGCCGCCCTGACCCCGAACGGGTTGCAAGCGGCCATGACGGTGAGCGGAGCCGTGAGCGGAGCCGTCAACGGCGACGTGTTCGCGGCCTATCTTCACCACGTGCTCGGCCCCACCCTGGTGCCGGCCGACGTGGTCGTGCTCGACAACCTGCCCGCCCACAAAGTGGCCGGGTTGGCCGAAATCGTCGCCGCACGGGGTGCCCGCCTGCTGTATCTGCCGCCCTATTCGCCCGATTTTAATCCCATCGAACTCGCCTTCAGCAAACTCAAAACCTGGCTGCGCACGGCCCAGGCTCGCACCCGCGAGGCATTAGAAGCCACCATCCAAGCGGCAACCGAGTGGATAAGTCAACAGCTGATGTTACGCAGTCGTTGGCTTAGGTTGTCCGTTTAA
- a CDS encoding ABC-F family ATP-binding cassette domain-containing protein gives MNLLSAENISKNYADRWLFRDLNFGLQQGQRVAFVGINGTGKTTLLRVLAGLEIPDTGLVSTRKGIRVTYLGQQPVFDESLSVEETIFASQNDTLKAIKEYEHVINDANHKPDDLQRVLERMDALNAWDYEAQVQQILGRLGILGELLTRNVSMLSGGQRKRVALARVLIEEPDVLLLDEPTNHLDLSTIEWLENRLSSPTLTLLMVTHDRYFLDKVANEIVELDKGTMYRYQGNYAYFVEKKADREMREATEVEKARNLFRKELEWMRRMPQARGTKQKARIDAFYVTKEKASTNLSKQQIELSVKTTRQGGKIIEADHLNKKFGDNVVLDDFSYVFKKKDRIGLVGPNGAGKSTLLNMLTGKLAPDSGTIDVGTTTVFGYYTQTELEFDPSQRVIDIVKEVAEVVELANGDVLTASQFLNLFLFPPAQQYTLVNKLSGGEKRRLQLLRVLIKNPNFLILDEPTNDLDLATLNILEDFLLHFAGCLLIVSHDRYFLDHLAEHLFVLEPGGAVLNFPGNYTDYRDYLEERETEAALEAEEKAAKAARAAAKGAPAPVAAPAPAAPAKRRATFAEKKEYEQLEGILAQLETEKQAITANLNGGSGTPQEFAAWGARLQAVEQALAQKEERWLELAELV, from the coding sequence ATGAATCTGTTATCCGCCGAGAATATCTCGAAAAATTACGCCGACCGCTGGCTGTTCCGCGACCTCAACTTTGGCTTGCAACAAGGGCAGCGCGTGGCCTTTGTGGGCATCAACGGCACGGGCAAAACCACGCTGCTGCGCGTGCTGGCCGGCCTCGAAATCCCCGACACCGGGCTGGTGAGCACCCGCAAGGGCATCCGGGTGACCTACCTGGGCCAGCAGCCGGTGTTCGACGAGAGCTTGAGCGTGGAAGAAACCATCTTCGCCAGCCAGAACGACACGCTCAAGGCCATCAAGGAGTACGAGCACGTCATCAACGACGCCAACCACAAGCCCGACGACTTGCAGCGGGTGTTGGAGCGCATGGACGCGCTGAATGCCTGGGACTACGAAGCCCAGGTGCAGCAGATTCTGGGCCGGCTGGGCATATTGGGCGAGCTGCTGACGCGTAACGTGAGCATGCTGAGCGGCGGGCAGCGCAAGCGCGTGGCCCTGGCCCGGGTGCTCATCGAAGAGCCCGACGTGCTGCTGCTCGACGAGCCCACCAACCACCTGGATTTGAGCACGATTGAGTGGCTCGAAAACCGGCTTTCCTCCCCCACCCTCACGCTGCTGATGGTGACCCACGACCGCTACTTCCTCGACAAAGTGGCCAACGAGATTGTGGAGCTCGACAAGGGCACCATGTACCGCTACCAGGGCAACTACGCCTACTTCGTGGAGAAAAAGGCCGACCGCGAGATGCGCGAAGCCACCGAAGTGGAGAAGGCCCGTAACCTGTTCCGCAAGGAGCTGGAGTGGATGCGCCGCATGCCCCAGGCCCGCGGCACCAAACAGAAGGCCCGCATCGACGCCTTCTACGTGACCAAGGAAAAGGCCAGCACCAACCTGAGCAAGCAGCAGATTGAGCTGAGCGTGAAAACGACCCGCCAGGGCGGCAAAATCATCGAGGCCGACCACCTGAACAAGAAGTTCGGCGACAACGTGGTGCTCGACGATTTCAGCTACGTGTTCAAGAAGAAGGACCGGATTGGCCTGGTGGGCCCCAACGGCGCGGGCAAGTCCACGCTGCTGAACATGCTGACCGGCAAGCTCGCGCCCGACTCCGGCACCATCGACGTGGGCACCACCACTGTGTTTGGCTACTACACCCAGACGGAGTTGGAGTTCGACCCCAGCCAGCGGGTAATTGACATCGTGAAGGAAGTGGCCGAGGTGGTGGAGCTGGCCAACGGCGACGTGCTCACGGCCAGCCAGTTCCTGAACCTGTTCCTCTTCCCGCCCGCCCAGCAGTACACGCTGGTGAACAAGCTGAGCGGCGGCGAGAAGCGGCGCCTCCAACTGCTGCGCGTGCTCATCAAGAACCCCAATTTCCTGATTCTCGACGAGCCCACCAACGACCTGGACCTGGCCACGCTCAACATTCTGGAGGATTTCCTGCTGCACTTCGCCGGCTGCCTGCTCATCGTGAGCCACGACCGCTACTTCCTCGACCACCTCGCCGAGCACCTGTTTGTGCTGGAGCCGGGCGGGGCCGTGCTCAACTTCCCCGGCAACTACACCGACTACCGCGACTACCTGGAGGAGCGCGAAACCGAAGCTGCGCTAGAGGCCGAGGAGAAGGCCGCCAAGGCCGCCCGCGCCGCCGCCAAGGGGGCCCCCGCGCCCGTGGCCGCGCCCGCCCCGGCGGCCCCCGCCAAGCGCCGCGCCACCTTCGCCGAGAAGAAAGAGTACGAGCAGCTCGAAGGCATCCTGGCCCAGCTCGAAACCGAGAAGCAGGCCATCACCGCCAACCTAAACGGCGGCAGCGGCACCCCGCAGGAATTCGCCGCCTGGGGCGCCCGCCTCCAAGCCGTGGAGCAGGCGCTGGCCCAGAAAGAGGAACGCTGGCTGGAGCTGGCCGAGTTGGTTTAG
- a CDS encoding DUF952 domain-containing protein, protein MANFLYRLADLADWEQAQRTGFFASADLAAEGFIHTSERQQVLETARRYYAGRGPLVLLEIDENALAAAGVRVEREWAAVRQEHFAHAFAPIPVEAVGRIWPFSPGPHGTFALLPALRDDA, encoded by the coding sequence TTGGCTAACTTCCTCTATCGCCTCGCCGACCTCGCCGACTGGGAGCAGGCCCAGCGCACCGGCTTCTTCGCCAGCGCCGACCTGGCGGCCGAGGGTTTTATCCACACCTCCGAGCGCCAGCAGGTGCTTGAAACCGCCCGCCGCTACTACGCCGGCCGGGGCCCCCTGGTGCTGCTCGAAATCGACGAAAACGCCCTGGCCGCGGCGGGGGTACGCGTCGAGCGCGAGTGGGCCGCCGTGCGGCAAGAGCACTTTGCTCACGCCTTCGCCCCCATTCCGGTGGAGGCGGTAGGGCGTATCTGGCCCTTCTCCCCGGGCCCCCACGGCACCTTCGCACTGCTGCCGGCGCTACGCGACGATGCCTAG